In the Acropora muricata isolate sample 2 chromosome 1, ASM3666990v1, whole genome shotgun sequence genome, one interval contains:
- the LOC136929857 gene encoding uncharacterized protein, translating into MRSPFVVASVCSLLLLARLLFTVVFIVSAFVCLKNDTTTETCGNAVFKQDTENTVNMAGTLVEAGNSFLLVILIFRWEKFKVTNFLRAAPRLAVFWFWISLFVVQAITVSNMDILSGHYEWLVLGCSLLLEFATLVILSLALKFIEKGTVKAWITRNVYGSQSAHYLYCCCILTLWVYLLRNLALVSYDMALLTKKIDPHANYKPTERLLKLGAIAFRTSFVQFFYAAIFKNNKMPQVTKDQPCSRNNYCPNESNAQGEVTQAHLTWNPYIT; encoded by the coding sequence ATGAGATCGCCGTTTGTGGTTGCTTCCGTCTGTTCTTTACTATTGCTGGCAAGATTGCTGTTCACCGTCGTCTTTATTGTGTCGGCATTTGTTTGCCTTAAAAACGACACTACTACAGAGACTTGCGGAAATGCTGTCTTTAAACAAGACACTGAGAACACAGTCAACATGGCAGGAACGTTAGTTGAAGCAGGTAATTCCTTCCTGTTGGTCATACTGATCTTCCGCTGGGAGAAATTTAAGGTGACAAATTTTCTTCGCGCTGCTCCTCGTCTCGCTGTATTTTGGTTCTGGATATCTTTATTCGTCGTTCAAGCCATCACGGTTTCTAACATGGATATTCTATCTGGCCATTACGAATGGCTCGTTCTTGGATGCAGCTTGCTATTGGAATTCGCAACACTAGTTATCCTGTCTCTCGCTCTTAAGTTTATTGAAAAAGGGACAGTGAAGGCTTGGATCACGCGAAATGTTTACGGCAGCCAGTCGGCTCACTATTTGTACTGCTGTTGTATCTTAACTTTATGGGTGTACTTGTTAAGGAATTTGGCCTTAGTGTCATATGACATGGCGTTACTCACCAAGAAGATTGATCCGCACGCTAATTACAAGCCAACAGAAAGGCTACTTAAGTTAGGTGCCATTGCATTTAGGACCAGTTTCGTTCAGTTTTTTTAtgccgccatttttaaaaataataaaatgccACAAGTCACCAAAGACCAGCCTTGCTCACGAAACAACTATTGTCCAAATGAAAGTAACGCACAGGGCGAAGTAACGCAAGCACATTTGACATGGAACCCATACATAACGTAA